Proteins found in one Panicum hallii strain FIL2 chromosome 4, PHallii_v3.1, whole genome shotgun sequence genomic segment:
- the LOC112891028 gene encoding ricin B-like lectin R40C1 encodes MNHGPYASFTIGQASTPICEFSPQIPREKMFGFTTTVRGGGVQPTFKIFCKADENFCLTVRDGDAVLAPADFNDEHQHWYKDKRFGTFVKDEEGKHAFSLINKATNLAVQHFGGPFHPFSEDGVWNDFFGYLQVKLVRFDLDSFDSTLMWTLSNNLGKDGFGFIRTLNDISLKLAAFHGDHGVTVKLSDSCTGDNHHWKILPWRDEAYMVGEHSMRLYCKADERFSVTVRNGTVCLAPTNPDDERQHWVEDTRYGDTIKDEDGYPAFALINRATGEAIKKTSEESPSTNKVQTQTLAGYEVLVLPPVR; translated from the exons ATGAATCATGGGCCTTATGCCTCCTTCACGATCGGTCAGGCGAGCACACCAATCTGCGAATTCTCCCCCCAAATCCCCCGAGAGAAGATGTTCGGCTTCACTACGaccgtgcgcggcggcggcgtgcagcccACCTTCAAGATCTTCTGCAAGGCCGACGAGAACTTCTGCCTCACCGTCCGCGACGGCGATGCTGTCCTTGCCCCCGCCGATTTCAACGACGAGCACCAGCACTGGTATAAAGACAAGCGCTTCGGCACATTCGTAAAGGATGAGGAGGGAAAGCACGCCTTCTCCCTCATCAACAAGGCCACCAACCTCGCCGTCCAGCACTTCGGTGGCCCGTTCCACCCG ttctcggAGGACGGGGTTTGGAATGATTTCTTCGGGTACCTTCAGGTGAAGCTGGTGCGCTTCGATCTGGACTCCTTCGACAGCACCCTTATGTGGACGCTGTCCAACAACTTGGGCAAGGACGGCTTCGGATTCATCCGCACGCTGAACGACATCTCTCTCAAACTGGCCGCCTTCCATGGAGACCATGGCGTCACCGTCAAGCTCTCGGATTCGTGCACCGGCGACAACCACCACTGGAAGATCCTGCCCTGGAGAGACGAGGCCTACATGGTGGGCGAGCACTCTATGCGCCTCTACTGCAAGGCGGATGAGCGCTTCAGCGTCACCGTCCGCAATGGCACCGTCTGCCTCGCACCCACCAACCCCGACGACGAACGCCAGCACTGGGTCGAGGATACGAGGTACGGGGACACTATCAAGGACGAGGATGGATACCCAGCTTTCGCCCTCATCAACAGGGCCACCGGcgaggccatcaagaagacaTCCG
- the LOC112889674 gene encoding uncharacterized protein LOC112889674 isoform X1, protein MFCFLREYEENTLPPAKKKRENEMTPSMSLELMVPASSNVAESSKMLTCCREFFSESPYILALRLENSVIQTTKDLYIVCQAPSHATVFKINIRDGKLACHNQNLKPYGVMDTFVCSDPDDLMEQPFPWHFTCDRKSIYAVPDKTNGIHVLSLDKGSVISLEATGPTGTDFSISLFLAVGSNIIAINDTLGGVYHLSDTHEWVPHSIQRSVHLEKKVELSGYAVLSDKSFMVCDGKTDCCFLFDLDKDTWSIVRAYSDISSSLPIVQPTEWSASRFLRGRSALAEGFIYTCADGGLRAYEIIKVQDSYCLSEGIFLKFPWLKYWGSDRMCLDYVGQDTASGAIMFCVVQGNNYDQHRLDAPDKHRVLITTIQIKTERTSRFTLKPVAVGHADGGTSFVGQDGGPIWTSSCFAP, encoded by the exons ATGTTCTGCTTTCTGCG GGAGTATGAGGAGAATACACTGCCCCCTGCAAAAAAGAAGAGAGAGAATGAAATGACACCTTCAATGAGCCTTGAGTTGATGGTTCCAGCCAGCTCCAATGTGGCAGAATCTTCCAAGATGCTTACTTGTTGCAG GGAGTTTTTCAGTGAATCGCCTTACATACTTGCTCTCAGGCTTGAGAACTCTGTAATCCAAACGACCAAAGATCTGTATATTGTTTGCCAAGCTCCTAGTCATGCAACTGTGTTTAAGATTAATATTAGGGATGGAAAGTTGGCGTGCCATAACCAGAATCTCAAACCGTACGGCGTGATGGATACATTTGTATGTTCTGATCCTGATGATCTGATGGAACAGCCTTTCCCGTGGCACTTTACCTGTGACAGAAAATCCATATATGCTGTCCCAGACAAAACGAACGGTATACATGTTCTTAGTTTGGATAAGGGATCTGTCATTAGCTTGGAGGCAACAGGGCCTACTGGAACTGATTTTTCAATATCTCTCTTTCTTGCAGTTGGTTCCAATATCATTGCTATAAATGATACTCTTGGAGGTGTCTATCACTTGTCTGATACACATGAATGGGTGCCTCACAGCATCCAAAGGTCTGTTCACCTGGAAAAGAAGGTTGAGCTGTCTGGATATGCGGTCTTGAGTGATAAATCCTTCATGGTTTGTGATGGAAAAACTGATTGCTGTTTTTTGTTTGACCTGGACAAGGATACATGGAGTATCGTCAGGGCATATTCTGATATTTCAAGTTCATTGCCAATAGTTCAGCCTACAGAGTGGTCTGCAAGTAGATTTTTGAGAGGGAGATCTGCGCTTGCTGAAGGTTTTATCTACACATGTGCAGATGGAGGACTTCGAGCTTATGAGATTATTAAGGTACAAGATTCTTATTGCCTCAGCGAAGGGATTTTTTTGAAGTTTCCATGGCTGAAGTATTGGGGTAGTGATAGAATGTGCTTGGATTATGTTGGTCAAGACACAGCCTCTGGTGCTATTATGTTTTGTGTGGTGCAAG GTAATAACTATGATCAACATCGCCTGGATGCTCCGGACAAGCATCGTGTATTGATCACCACTATCCAGATTAAGACTGAAAGAACGTCCCGTTTTACATTGAAACCTGTGGCAGTTGGCCATGCGGATGGTGGCACATCCTTCGTTGGTCAAGATGGAGGACCAATCTGGACCAGCAGTTGTTTTGCCCCTTGA
- the LOC112889674 gene encoding uncharacterized protein LOC112889674 isoform X3, with amino-acid sequence MFCFLREYEENTLPPAKKKRENEMTPSMSLELMVPASSNVAESSKMLTCCREFFSESPYILALRLENSVIQTTKDLYIVCQAPSHATVFKINIRDGKLACHNQNLKPYGVMDTFVCSDPDDLMEQPFPWHFTCDRKSIYAVPDKTNVGSNIIAINDTLGGVYHLSDTHEWVPHSIQRSVHLEKKVELSGYAVLSDKSFMVCDGKTDCCFLFDLDKDTWSIVRAYSDISSSLPIVQPTEWSASRFLRGRSALAEGFIYTCADGGLRAYEIIKVQDSYCLSEGIFLKFPWLKYWGSDRMCLDYVGQDTASGAIMFCVVQGNNYDQHRLDAPDKHRVLITTIQIKTERTSRFTLKPVAVGHADGGTSFVGQDGGPIWTSSCFAP; translated from the exons ATGTTCTGCTTTCTGCG GGAGTATGAGGAGAATACACTGCCCCCTGCAAAAAAGAAGAGAGAGAATGAAATGACACCTTCAATGAGCCTTGAGTTGATGGTTCCAGCCAGCTCCAATGTGGCAGAATCTTCCAAGATGCTTACTTGTTGCAG GGAGTTTTTCAGTGAATCGCCTTACATACTTGCTCTCAGGCTTGAGAACTCTGTAATCCAAACGACCAAAGATCTGTATATTGTTTGCCAAGCTCCTAGTCATGCAACTGTGTTTAAGATTAATATTAGGGATGGAAAGTTGGCGTGCCATAACCAGAATCTCAAACCGTACGGCGTGATGGATACATTTGTATGTTCTGATCCTGATGATCTGATGGAACAGCCTTTCCCGTGGCACTTTACCTGTGACAGAAAATCCATATATGCTGTCCCAGACAAAACGAACG TTGGTTCCAATATCATTGCTATAAATGATACTCTTGGAGGTGTCTATCACTTGTCTGATACACATGAATGGGTGCCTCACAGCATCCAAAGGTCTGTTCACCTGGAAAAGAAGGTTGAGCTGTCTGGATATGCGGTCTTGAGTGATAAATCCTTCATGGTTTGTGATGGAAAAACTGATTGCTGTTTTTTGTTTGACCTGGACAAGGATACATGGAGTATCGTCAGGGCATATTCTGATATTTCAAGTTCATTGCCAATAGTTCAGCCTACAGAGTGGTCTGCAAGTAGATTTTTGAGAGGGAGATCTGCGCTTGCTGAAGGTTTTATCTACACATGTGCAGATGGAGGACTTCGAGCTTATGAGATTATTAAGGTACAAGATTCTTATTGCCTCAGCGAAGGGATTTTTTTGAAGTTTCCATGGCTGAAGTATTGGGGTAGTGATAGAATGTGCTTGGATTATGTTGGTCAAGACACAGCCTCTGGTGCTATTATGTTTTGTGTGGTGCAAG GTAATAACTATGATCAACATCGCCTGGATGCTCCGGACAAGCATCGTGTATTGATCACCACTATCCAGATTAAGACTGAAAGAACGTCCCGTTTTACATTGAAACCTGTGGCAGTTGGCCATGCGGATGGTGGCACATCCTTCGTTGGTCAAGATGGAGGACCAATCTGGACCAGCAGTTGTTTTGCCCCTTGA
- the LOC112889674 gene encoding uncharacterized protein LOC112889674 isoform X4, whose amino-acid sequence MFCFLREYEENTLPPAKKKRENEMTPSMSLELMVPASSNVAESSKMLTCCREFFSESPYILALRLENSVIQTTKDLYIVCQAPSHATVFKINIRDGKLACHNQNLKPYGVMDTFVCSDPDDLMEQPFPWHFTCDRKSIYAVPDKTNVGSNIIAINDTLGGVYHLSDTHEWVPHSIQRSVHLEKKDTWSIVRAYSDISSSLPIVQPTEWSASRFLRGRSALAEGFIYTCADGGLRAYEIIKVQDSYCLSEGIFLKFPWLKYWGSDRMCLDYVGQDTASGAIMFCVVQGNNYDQHRLDAPDKHRVLITTIQIKTERTSRFTLKPVAVGHADGGTSFVGQDGGPIWTSSCFAP is encoded by the exons ATGTTCTGCTTTCTGCG GGAGTATGAGGAGAATACACTGCCCCCTGCAAAAAAGAAGAGAGAGAATGAAATGACACCTTCAATGAGCCTTGAGTTGATGGTTCCAGCCAGCTCCAATGTGGCAGAATCTTCCAAGATGCTTACTTGTTGCAG GGAGTTTTTCAGTGAATCGCCTTACATACTTGCTCTCAGGCTTGAGAACTCTGTAATCCAAACGACCAAAGATCTGTATATTGTTTGCCAAGCTCCTAGTCATGCAACTGTGTTTAAGATTAATATTAGGGATGGAAAGTTGGCGTGCCATAACCAGAATCTCAAACCGTACGGCGTGATGGATACATTTGTATGTTCTGATCCTGATGATCTGATGGAACAGCCTTTCCCGTGGCACTTTACCTGTGACAGAAAATCCATATATGCTGTCCCAGACAAAACGAACG TTGGTTCCAATATCATTGCTATAAATGATACTCTTGGAGGTGTCTATCACTTGTCTGATACACATGAATGGGTGCCTCACAGCATCCAAAGGTCTGTTCACCTGGAAAAGAAG GATACATGGAGTATCGTCAGGGCATATTCTGATATTTCAAGTTCATTGCCAATAGTTCAGCCTACAGAGTGGTCTGCAAGTAGATTTTTGAGAGGGAGATCTGCGCTTGCTGAAGGTTTTATCTACACATGTGCAGATGGAGGACTTCGAGCTTATGAGATTATTAAGGTACAAGATTCTTATTGCCTCAGCGAAGGGATTTTTTTGAAGTTTCCATGGCTGAAGTATTGGGGTAGTGATAGAATGTGCTTGGATTATGTTGGTCAAGACACAGCCTCTGGTGCTATTATGTTTTGTGTGGTGCAAG GTAATAACTATGATCAACATCGCCTGGATGCTCCGGACAAGCATCGTGTATTGATCACCACTATCCAGATTAAGACTGAAAGAACGTCCCGTTTTACATTGAAACCTGTGGCAGTTGGCCATGCGGATGGTGGCACATCCTTCGTTGGTCAAGATGGAGGACCAATCTGGACCAGCAGTTGTTTTGCCCCTTGA
- the LOC112889674 gene encoding uncharacterized protein LOC112889674 isoform X2 → MFCFLREYEENTLPPAKKKRENEMTPSMSLELMVPASSNVAESSKMLTCCREFFSESPYILALRLENSVIQTTKDLYIVCQAPSHATVFKINIRDGKLACHNQNLKPYGVMDTFVCSDPDDLMEQPFPWHFTCDRKSIYAVPDKTNGIHVLSLDKGSVISLEATGPTGTDFSISLFLAVGSNIIAINDTLGGVYHLSDTHEWVPHSIQRSVHLEKKDTWSIVRAYSDISSSLPIVQPTEWSASRFLRGRSALAEGFIYTCADGGLRAYEIIKVQDSYCLSEGIFLKFPWLKYWGSDRMCLDYVGQDTASGAIMFCVVQGNNYDQHRLDAPDKHRVLITTIQIKTERTSRFTLKPVAVGHADGGTSFVGQDGGPIWTSSCFAP, encoded by the exons ATGTTCTGCTTTCTGCG GGAGTATGAGGAGAATACACTGCCCCCTGCAAAAAAGAAGAGAGAGAATGAAATGACACCTTCAATGAGCCTTGAGTTGATGGTTCCAGCCAGCTCCAATGTGGCAGAATCTTCCAAGATGCTTACTTGTTGCAG GGAGTTTTTCAGTGAATCGCCTTACATACTTGCTCTCAGGCTTGAGAACTCTGTAATCCAAACGACCAAAGATCTGTATATTGTTTGCCAAGCTCCTAGTCATGCAACTGTGTTTAAGATTAATATTAGGGATGGAAAGTTGGCGTGCCATAACCAGAATCTCAAACCGTACGGCGTGATGGATACATTTGTATGTTCTGATCCTGATGATCTGATGGAACAGCCTTTCCCGTGGCACTTTACCTGTGACAGAAAATCCATATATGCTGTCCCAGACAAAACGAACGGTATACATGTTCTTAGTTTGGATAAGGGATCTGTCATTAGCTTGGAGGCAACAGGGCCTACTGGAACTGATTTTTCAATATCTCTCTTTCTTGCAGTTGGTTCCAATATCATTGCTATAAATGATACTCTTGGAGGTGTCTATCACTTGTCTGATACACATGAATGGGTGCCTCACAGCATCCAAAGGTCTGTTCACCTGGAAAAGAAG GATACATGGAGTATCGTCAGGGCATATTCTGATATTTCAAGTTCATTGCCAATAGTTCAGCCTACAGAGTGGTCTGCAAGTAGATTTTTGAGAGGGAGATCTGCGCTTGCTGAAGGTTTTATCTACACATGTGCAGATGGAGGACTTCGAGCTTATGAGATTATTAAGGTACAAGATTCTTATTGCCTCAGCGAAGGGATTTTTTTGAAGTTTCCATGGCTGAAGTATTGGGGTAGTGATAGAATGTGCTTGGATTATGTTGGTCAAGACACAGCCTCTGGTGCTATTATGTTTTGTGTGGTGCAAG GTAATAACTATGATCAACATCGCCTGGATGCTCCGGACAAGCATCGTGTATTGATCACCACTATCCAGATTAAGACTGAAAGAACGTCCCGTTTTACATTGAAACCTGTGGCAGTTGGCCATGCGGATGGTGGCACATCCTTCGTTGGTCAAGATGGAGGACCAATCTGGACCAGCAGTTGTTTTGCCCCTTGA